The genomic segment GGAGAATTTGGAGAAGGGACGATTGTCGGATATGGAAAAGCAGGTGTACCATTCCAAGTAAAATCGAAATTTGCATTGGTAAGATTGAAGTCTCCGGCTGTTCCGAATGCAGAGCTTCCTCCGCAGCTTGACTCGATCTCAGAGAATACAAGATCTAAGACCCTACATCCGAAAGGATAGACTGCTTGGCAATCGCTCCAAGTCCAAGAAGACAATCGTATCACCGTAGAAGCAGCAGATGTTCTTGTGAGAGATATGGAATCTGTAGCAGTAGATTTCATATGATTATTAAATATAATCCTAAAATTATCCGTGTTCCTATCTGTACAAGAAGTGCTATCTCCGACGGCATTATCTCCGCCTCTAAATGTATAATTGTTCGGAGCAAGGATTGCCATGCTATCATCCCACCAGCAGCTTGCTGCGCTCCAATTCCCTCCTGAAGAACTACCTACTCCGGGATACGTAGAAGCGCATCCTCCCTGGCTAGCTAGTCCGATCGCTTGTACTATCGGTGAAGGATTATTTCCTCCCGCAAGAAAGCTACCGGAAACACTCGAAGCAAGGAAACTTTGGTTTCCTCCTTGAGCTGCGGTAGAAAGAGATACAGTATATCTAGTTCCGTATTGCAATTTTTCGTCAGTGACGTAAGTCAGAACTTGGTTTCCGGAAGACCATTGGAAGTTTCCGCTTACGAAAGGAGAAACTCCGAATGCAGCTTGGGTCTCATTGGTTTTCATTGGGGTATTAAAATTCATGACTATACTATTCGTGCTCGGATTCCCAAGGCAGCCATTCGAAACATTGTTAGTCAGTATATCTGTGTTTGTACCGATGCCAGCATTACATCCGGCTAAAGAACCGGTAAGAACATTCATCGAGGTAACTTGAGGGGCAGCATTTCCAGAGCCGACGAAGAAGGTTCCGATCACATTCCCAGTAAGAGGAAGATTGTTTAGGTCTTTTGCAGAAGAACCTATACTAATGATATATCTTTGATT from the Leptospira andrefontaineae genome contains:
- a CDS encoding Ig-like domain-containing protein; protein product: MRNQSENKTLKKYNLSFFLFFAISLGNIFTIGCQDLGQKMLGLPSFWGDEPPNVIFSSPISGSSGLPSSQRFSVAFDREMNMQSCRIGFSMSPTTTGFFDDLNGTILTFVPSSALNAGTYTFTVTKNCEDKNGLDLKNPFSASISIGDSSTAGVNPEISGMFTYAGTSAACNAGSATMTNFFSTSISNACMGNPTQNTIVINFSHAMNESATLAALSISPSISANYVWTTNSILTIQPDFPLTANQRYIISIGSSAKDLNNLPLTGNVIGTFFVGSGNAAPQVTSMNVLTGSLAGCNAGIGTNTDILTNNVSNGCLGNPSTNSIVMNFNTPMKTNETQAAFGVSPFVSGNFQWSSGNQVLTYVTDEKLQYGTRYTVSLSTAAQGGNQSFLASSVSGSFLAGGNNPSPIVQAIGLASQGGCASTYPGVGSSSGGNWSAASCWWDDSMAILAPNNYTFRGGDNAVGDSTSCTDRNTDNFRIIFNNHMKSTATDSISLTRTSAASTVIRLSSWTWSDCQAVYPFGCRVLDLVFSEIESSCGGSSAFGTAGDFNLTNANFDFTWNGTPAFPYPTIVPSPNSPVYNLQIGSGAFDAMGRSITPFSFSFVSQ